Proteins found in one Engraulis encrasicolus isolate BLACKSEA-1 unplaced genomic scaffold, IST_EnEncr_1.0 scaffold_184_np1212, whole genome shotgun sequence genomic segment:
- the LOC134442621 gene encoding uncharacterized protein LOC134442621 has translation MDMISVTFCLLINVIQIIHFRRFVALWYMLRREEAIGLPLPAIPVPQPRTRSLWMRVRSQHWWYTIVLHEYTDSEWVENFRMTRRSFHKLCEIMAPYMAPAATTVRAPIPLLMRVAVVLYKLGSCGEYRLIANQFGIHKSTVKKFVYQFCVGMVEGPIKELIRRPTDEEASEIARRFEAAYHIPQIMGLIDGTHIPILPPSDGYRDFVNRKGWPSYVLQAVVDDRCRFWSISCKMPGSAHDSNVLSQSDLFKRMHLLPQCVKTIEGQEVPLLIIGDPAYPLLRWLVKAYKHSPALTPEQLSFNLHLSPARVGVENTFGMLKARWRVLLKQSEFHFTFTPKVIAT, from the exons ATGGATATGATTTCGGTTACTTTTTGTTTATTAATTAATGTTatacaaattatacattttcggAGGTTTGTGGCGCTGTGGTACATGTTACGCAGGGAAGAGGCAATAGGCCTGCCATTACCTGCAATCCCTGTTCCCCAACCAAGGACCAGGTCGTTGTGGATGAGGGTGAGGAGCCAACATTGGTGGTATACCATTGTTTTACACGAATACACTGACAGCGAGTGGGTGGAAAACTTCAGGATGACCAGGAGGTCCTTCCATAAGCTGTGCGAAATAATGGCTCCTTATATGGCACCAGCAGCGACCACCGTCAGGGCACCTATTCCACTGTTGATGCGAGTAGCAGTGGTGCTATACAAATTAGGTAGCTGTGGCGAGTATCGCCTTATCGCCAACCAATTCGGCATTCACAAGTCAACAGTAAAGAAATTCGTGTATCAGTTCTGTGTCGGTATGGTCGAGGGTCCAATAAAAGAGCTCATCCGAAGACCAACAGACGAAGAGGCATCAGAGATCGCCAGAAG ATTTGAGGCTGCATACCACATACCTCAGATCATGGGACTAATTGACGGCACACACATCCCCATCCTTCCTCCCTCAGATGGGTATAGGGATTTCGTCAACAGAAAAGGTTGGCCCTCATATGTCCTGCAAGCCGTCGTTGATGACCGATGTCG ATTCTGGAGCATCAGCTGCAAAATGCCCGGAAGTGCACATGActcaaatgtgctcagccaatcggATCTCTTCAAAAGAATGCATCTGCTACCTCAA TGTGTGAAGACAATTGAGGGCCAAGAAGTCCCTCTGCTAATCATTGGAGACCCTGCCTATCCTTTGCTGAGGTGGTTGGTGAAGGCCTACAAACACTCCCCAGCATTGACACCAGAGCAGTTGTCCTTCAACCTACATCTAAGTCCTGCTCGGGTGGGTGTGGAGAACACTTTTGGGATGCTGAAGGCCAGGTGGAGGGTGCTGCTGAAGCAGAGCGAGTTCCATTTCACCTTCACCCCGAAAGTGATAGCAACCTGA